From one Nycticebus coucang isolate mNycCou1 chromosome 14, mNycCou1.pri, whole genome shotgun sequence genomic stretch:
- the SYT12 gene encoding synaptotagmin-12 isoform X1 gives MAVDVAEYHLSVIKSPPGWEVGVYAAGALALLGIAAVSLWKLWTSGSFPSPSPFPNYDYRYLQQKYGGETYAEAKQKRAPAWTAQRASTQGPSSRKGSLSIEDTFESISELGPLELMGRELDLAPYGTLRKSQSADSLNSISSVSNNFGQDFTLGQVEVSMDYDATSHTLHVAVLQGKDLLEREEASFESCFMRVSLLPDEQIVGISRIQRNAYSIFFDEKFSIPLDPAALEEKSLRFSVFGIDEDERNVSTGVVELKLSVLDLPLQPFSGWLYLQDQNKAADAVGEILLSLSYLPTAERLTVVVVKAKNLIWTNDKTTADPFVKVYLLQDGRKMSKKKTAVKRDDPNPVFNEAMIFSVPAIVLQDLSLRVTVAESSSDGRGDNVGHVIIGPSASGMGITHWNQMLATLRRPVSMWHAVRRN, from the exons ATGGCCGTGGACGTGGCAGAATACCATCTGAGCG TCATCAAGAGCCCCCCTGGCTGGGAGGTGGGTGTCTATGCTGCAGGGGCCCTGGCGCTTCTGGGAATTGCAGCTGTGAGCCTATGGAAGCTTTGGACATCAGGGAGCTTCCCTAGCCCCTCCCCATTCCCGAATTACGACTACAGATACCTTCAGCAGAAGTACGGAGGAGAGACCTATGCGGAGGCCAAGCAGAAG AGAGCACCTGCCTGGACTGCTCAGCGTGCCAGCACACAGGGACCATCCAGCCGCAAGGGCAGCCTCAGCATTGAAGATACCTTTGAGAGCATCAGCGAGCTAGGGCCTCTGGAGCTGATGGGCCGAGAGTTGGATCTGGCCCCCTACGGGACCCTCCGCAAGTCCCAGTCAGCTGACTCCCTGAACTCCATCTCCTCTGTGAGCAACAACTTTGGGCAGGACTTCACGCTGGGCCAGGTGGAAGTGAGCATGGACTACGACGCCACCTCCCACACCCTGCACGTGGCCGTGCTGCAGGGCAAGGACCTGCTGGAACGGGAGGAGGCCAGCTTCGAGTCCTGCTTCATGCGTGTCAGCCTGCTGCCTGATGAGCAGATTGTCGGCATTTCCCGG ATCCAGAGGAATGCCTACTCCATCTTCTTCGACGAGAAGTTCTCCATCCCCCTGGATCCTGCAGCCCTGGAGGAGAAGAGCCTACGGTTTTCCGTGTTTGGCATTGACGAGGACGAGCGCAATGTCAGCACGGGGGTGGTGGAGCTGAAGCTCTCTGTGCTCGACCTCCCACTGCAGCCCTTCAGCGGCTGGCTCTACTTACAGGACCAGAACAAG GCTGCTGACGCGGTGGGCGAGATACTGCTGTCCCTCAGCTACCTCCCTACAGCTGAGCGCCTCACCGTGGTCGTGGTGAAGGCCAAGAATCTCATCTGGACCAACGACAAGACCACAGCAG ACCCCTTCGTCAAGGTGTACCTGCTGCAGGATGGGAGGAAGATGAGCAAGAAAAAGACGGCCGTGAAGAGGGATGACCCCAACCCAGTGTTCAATGAAGCCATGATCTTCTCGGTGCCAGCCATTGTGCTCCAG GACCTGTCTCTCCGCGTGACAGTGGCTGAGAGCAGCAGTGATGGCCGTGGGGACAACGTGGGCCACGTCATCATCGGGCCATCTGCCAGTGGCATGGGCATCACACATTGGAACCAGATGCTGGCCACGCTGCGCAGACCTGTGTCCATGTGGCATGCTGTCCGGCGAAACTAG
- the SYT12 gene encoding synaptotagmin-12 isoform X2: MGRELDLAPYGTLRKSQSADSLNSISSVSNNFGQDFTLGQVEVSMDYDATSHTLHVAVLQGKDLLEREEASFESCFMRVSLLPDEQIVGISRIQRNAYSIFFDEKFSIPLDPAALEEKSLRFSVFGIDEDERNVSTGVVELKLSVLDLPLQPFSGWLYLQDQNKAADAVGEILLSLSYLPTAERLTVVVVKAKNLIWTNDKTTADPFVKVYLLQDGRKMSKKKTAVKRDDPNPVFNEAMIFSVPAIVLQDLSLRVTVAESSSDGRGDNVGHVIIGPSASGMGITHWNQMLATLRRPVSMWHAVRRN, encoded by the exons ATGGGCCGAGAGTTGGATCTGGCCCCCTACGGGACCCTCCGCAAGTCCCAGTCAGCTGACTCCCTGAACTCCATCTCCTCTGTGAGCAACAACTTTGGGCAGGACTTCACGCTGGGCCAGGTGGAAGTGAGCATGGACTACGACGCCACCTCCCACACCCTGCACGTGGCCGTGCTGCAGGGCAAGGACCTGCTGGAACGGGAGGAGGCCAGCTTCGAGTCCTGCTTCATGCGTGTCAGCCTGCTGCCTGATGAGCAGATTGTCGGCATTTCCCGG ATCCAGAGGAATGCCTACTCCATCTTCTTCGACGAGAAGTTCTCCATCCCCCTGGATCCTGCAGCCCTGGAGGAGAAGAGCCTACGGTTTTCCGTGTTTGGCATTGACGAGGACGAGCGCAATGTCAGCACGGGGGTGGTGGAGCTGAAGCTCTCTGTGCTCGACCTCCCACTGCAGCCCTTCAGCGGCTGGCTCTACTTACAGGACCAGAACAAG GCTGCTGACGCGGTGGGCGAGATACTGCTGTCCCTCAGCTACCTCCCTACAGCTGAGCGCCTCACCGTGGTCGTGGTGAAGGCCAAGAATCTCATCTGGACCAACGACAAGACCACAGCAG ACCCCTTCGTCAAGGTGTACCTGCTGCAGGATGGGAGGAAGATGAGCAAGAAAAAGACGGCCGTGAAGAGGGATGACCCCAACCCAGTGTTCAATGAAGCCATGATCTTCTCGGTGCCAGCCATTGTGCTCCAG GACCTGTCTCTCCGCGTGACAGTGGCTGAGAGCAGCAGTGATGGCCGTGGGGACAACGTGGGCCACGTCATCATCGGGCCATCTGCCAGTGGCATGGGCATCACACATTGGAACCAGATGCTGGCCACGCTGCGCAGACCTGTGTCCATGTGGCATGCTGTCCGGCGAAACTAG